A genomic window from Leptolyngbya sp. BL0902 includes:
- a CDS encoding DUF4340 domain-containing protein, giving the protein MKLKRGTVVLVGVALLLGAGVLMGESQQRRQPASQVQAGRGAIFRFAETDVATVTVERDGEVLVFEGDGAGNWQMIEPENRVAEPGAVAFLLSRLITDSPLQRVTMAADQLADFGLDQPLGQVTVVLQDGTEYVLILGGRDFSGNANYAIVDPGETWPPASPTGEYEVLVVTRDVANGINRPLEEWKMPVEGEGETSPGASSDNDPALGDPALENLPLAEPSLEIEIPADRPGSDGATEADPAEPNPPNGEGN; this is encoded by the coding sequence ATGAAGCTGAAGCGCGGAACGGTGGTGTTGGTCGGTGTAGCCCTATTGCTGGGAGCGGGGGTGTTGATGGGCGAATCGCAGCAGCGCCGCCAGCCCGCCAGCCAAGTGCAGGCAGGGCGGGGGGCAATTTTTCGCTTTGCTGAAACCGACGTTGCTACCGTGACGGTGGAGCGCGATGGCGAGGTACTGGTGTTTGAGGGGGATGGGGCTGGCAACTGGCAGATGATTGAGCCCGAAAACCGGGTGGCAGAACCGGGGGCGGTGGCCTTTTTGCTGAGTCGCTTAATCACCGATTCTCCGCTGCAACGGGTGACAATGGCGGCGGATCAACTGGCCGACTTCGGCCTTGACCAACCCCTCGGCCAAGTCACCGTAGTGTTGCAAGACGGCACCGAGTACGTCTTGATTTTGGGGGGGCGAGACTTTAGCGGCAACGCCAACTACGCCATTGTGGATCCCGGTGAAACTTGGCCCCCGGCGTCTCCCACGGGCGAGTATGAGGTGCTGGTGGTGACTCGCGATGTGGCCAACGGCATCAACCGTCCCCTCGAAGAATGGAAGATGCCCGTGGAGGGAGAAGGGGAAACCTCGCCCGGAGCATCCTCAGACAATGACCCGGCCTTGGGTGATCCGGCACTGGAGAATCTTCCCTTGGCCGAGCCGTCGTTAGAGATCGAGATCCCGGCGGATCGTCCTGGCAGCGACGGAGCGACGGAGGCCGACCCCGCCGAACCCAATCCACCCAATGGAGAAGGCAACTAG
- the rimM gene encoding ribosome maturation factor RimM (Essential for efficient processing of 16S rRNA), with protein MADTDWIEIGRIVAPQGVRGEVRVYPSSDFPERFLDPGARWIQYPQRPNPEPVTLVKGRSMDGKGLYVIQLDGIDDRTQAEALRGCALLVPAADRPDLEAGEFYAADLMGLRAILQATGAEIGLVTDLYEAGNDLLEITLHPSAPDASASDQAMAQNSGAPLPQDSPVADRPKSRPKSRKVLVPFVEAIVPTVDLANGCLYLTPPDGLLDA; from the coding sequence ATGGCAGATACCGATTGGATTGAAATTGGCCGCATTGTGGCTCCCCAGGGGGTGCGCGGCGAAGTGCGGGTCTATCCCAGCAGCGACTTTCCTGAGCGCTTCCTCGATCCGGGGGCGCGGTGGATTCAATATCCCCAGCGGCCCAACCCTGAGCCTGTCACCCTGGTCAAAGGGCGATCCATGGACGGCAAGGGGCTGTACGTGATTCAGCTAGACGGCATTGACGACCGCACCCAGGCCGAGGCCCTGCGCGGCTGTGCCCTGCTGGTGCCCGCCGCAGATCGCCCCGATTTGGAAGCGGGTGAATTCTACGCCGCCGATCTGATGGGGTTACGGGCCATCCTCCAGGCCACCGGGGCGGAAATCGGCCTCGTCACCGACCTCTACGAAGCCGGGAACGATCTGCTAGAAATTACCCTGCATCCCAGCGCACCGGACGCTAGCGCATCGGATCAGGCTATGGCCCAAAATTCCGGTGCCCCATTGCCCCAGGATTCCCCCGTAGCGGATCGGCCCAAATCCCGCCCTAAGTCTCGCAAAGTCTTGGTGCCCTTTGTGGAAGCCATTGTGCCGACCGTAGACCTGGCCAACGGCTGTCTCTACCTCACGCCCCCCGACGGTCTTCTGGATGCCTAG
- a CDS encoding valine--pyruvate transaminase, with protein sequence MLPALTQFGEAMSHLTGVRAIMKDIIETLRAGQGRDFINLSAGNPVILPEVEQLWRDCTQDLLNSPEYGEVVCRYGTSQGYGPLVEAICNDFNQRYGLSLTHRHILITPGSQALYFLAANALGGYTRSGHMKDIVLPLSPDYTGYGGISLVPEAVKAYRPALEVDEAGHRFKYRPDFSQLEITADTGFVLFSRPCNPTGNVISDDEVRQIANLAAAHQVPVLIDSAYAPPFPALNFTEMTPLFGENILHCMSLSKAGLPGERVGVAIGDPALIEVLECFQTNFCIHSSRYGQAIAARAIASGALAEISERVIRPYYQDKFAVLEAALDRAMPQSVPWYLHRGEGAIFAWIWFDHLPITDQALYQRLKQEGVIVVPGNPFFPGLREDWPHTRQCLRISLTASAPELATAAERLARVVDDLYATVPAAVATV encoded by the coding sequence ATGCTGCCTGCTCTGACTCAATTTGGCGAAGCAATGTCCCACCTGACGGGGGTTCGCGCCATTATGAAAGACATCATTGAAACCCTACGGGCAGGCCAGGGGCGAGACTTCATCAACCTCAGTGCGGGCAATCCGGTGATTTTGCCGGAGGTGGAGCAGCTTTGGCGAGACTGCACCCAGGATTTGCTCAACAGCCCGGAGTATGGCGAGGTGGTGTGTCGCTACGGCACCAGCCAGGGCTATGGGCCATTGGTGGAGGCCATCTGTAACGACTTTAACCAGCGCTACGGGCTGTCTCTCACCCATCGCCACATTTTGATTACCCCCGGCAGTCAGGCCCTCTATTTCCTAGCGGCCAACGCCCTGGGGGGCTATACCCGCAGCGGCCACATGAAGGACATTGTGCTGCCCCTCAGCCCAGACTATACGGGCTACGGCGGCATTTCCCTGGTGCCGGAGGCGGTGAAGGCCTACCGTCCGGCCCTGGAGGTGGATGAGGCGGGCCATCGGTTTAAGTATCGGCCCGACTTCAGCCAGCTCGAAATTACGGCGGATACGGGCTTTGTGCTGTTTTCCCGCCCCTGCAACCCCACGGGCAACGTGATCAGCGATGACGAGGTGCGCCAAATTGCCAACCTTGCCGCCGCCCACCAGGTGCCCGTGCTGATCGACTCCGCCTATGCCCCGCCCTTTCCGGCCCTCAACTTTACCGAGATGACGCCCCTGTTTGGCGAGAACATCCTCCACTGCATGAGCCTCTCGAAGGCGGGTCTGCCGGGGGAACGGGTGGGGGTGGCCATTGGCGATCCGGCCCTGATTGAGGTGCTGGAATGCTTCCAGACCAACTTCTGCATCCACTCCTCCCGCTATGGACAGGCCATTGCCGCCCGCGCCATCGCCTCCGGTGCTTTGGCGGAGATTTCGGAGCGGGTGATTCGCCCCTACTATCAAGACAAATTTGCGGTGCTAGAGGCTGCCCTAGATCGGGCCATGCCCCAGTCCGTGCCCTGGTATCTGCATCGGGGTGAGGGGGCGATTTTCGCCTGGATTTGGTTCGACCATCTGCCCATCACCGACCAAGCGCTATACCAACGGCTGAAGCAGGAGGGCGTGATTGTAGTCCCAGGCAACCCCTTCTTCCCCGGCCTGCGGGAGGATTGGCCCCACACCCGCCAATGTCTGCGGATTAGCCTCACCGCCAGCGCCCCAGAACTGGCCACCGCCGCTGAGCGTTTGGCCAGGGTGGTGGACGATCTGTATGCCACCGTTCCCGCCGCCGTGGCGACGGTGTAG
- a CDS encoding photosystem II manganese-stabilizing polypeptide, producing the protein MRYRALIVAFLAVCLSVLTACSEAPTATSSVPLTYDQIRNTGLANKCPQLSEMTRGSLPLEAGKKYEIVGMCIEPTAYFVKEEPTSKRQEAAYIPGKVLTRYTSSLDQVRGDLTVQDDGSLLFSETGGIDFQAITVQLPGGQQEPFLFTVKGLTAQSQPGLGALTTSTDFEGDYKVPSYRTSNFLDPKARGLTTGYDTAVALPASGDEYVAETVKKFDIGQGHMSLRISKIDGSTGEIGGTFEAEQPSDTDMGTAEPVDIKVQGVFYARLEEV; encoded by the coding sequence ATGAGGTATCGCGCCCTTATCGTTGCGTTTTTGGCCGTTTGCCTAAGCGTGCTAACGGCCTGTAGTGAGGCCCCCACCGCCACCAGCAGTGTGCCCCTAACCTATGACCAAATCCGAAATACGGGCTTGGCCAACAAGTGCCCCCAACTCTCCGAGATGACTCGGGGTAGCCTGCCCCTAGAGGCCGGGAAAAAGTACGAGATTGTGGGGATGTGTATTGAGCCCACCGCCTATTTTGTGAAGGAAGAGCCCACCTCCAAGCGCCAGGAAGCGGCCTACATTCCTGGTAAGGTGCTGACCCGCTATACCTCCAGTCTGGATCAGGTGCGCGGCGACCTCACCGTTCAAGATGACGGCAGCCTGCTGTTCTCCGAAACGGGTGGTATCGACTTCCAAGCCATCACCGTGCAACTGCCCGGTGGCCAACAAGAGCCCTTCCTGTTTACCGTCAAAGGTCTAACGGCCCAGTCCCAACCTGGCCTTGGTGCCCTCACCACCTCCACCGACTTTGAAGGCGACTACAAAGTACCCTCCTACCGCACCTCCAACTTCCTGGATCCCAAGGCTCGCGGATTGACCACCGGATACGATACCGCCGTGGCCCTGCCCGCCAGCGGTGACGAGTACGTGGCAGAAACCGTCAAAAAATTCGACATCGGCCAGGGCCATATGTCCCTGCGGATTTCCAAAATTGACGGCAGCACCGGGGAAATTGGCGGCACCTTCGAGGCCGAACAGCCCTCCGACACCGACATGGGCACCGCTGAGCCTGTAGACATCAAAGTCCAAGGCGTCTTCTACGCTCGTCTAGAGGAAGTCTAG
- a CDS encoding NAD(P)/FAD-dependent oxidoreductase: protein MPPSPSAQVIVVGAGAAGVFGAIACAEAAPSATVHLFEAGREPLAKVRISGGGRCNVTHACFDPAVLVNHYPRGSRALRGPFSQFQPKDTIAWFQRLGIALKTEADGRMFPTTDDSATIVEGLLGEARRRGITLHCGQAVTGITQRDHGFTVAVKEEPSWRCDRLLLATGSSALGYRLAQSLGHTLVPPVPSLFTFNVADPDLHALAGVSVEDVALTLHLDQGKPLKQRGPLLVTHWGLSGPAILKLSAFGAVDLHRQRYRASLGVNWLPHLSQDDVRQTLLDLKQNQGKRLMVSFSPFPALSRRLWLYLLQRRVGLDRDLTWANLSKGQLQGLVTELTQGRYAIAGRGVFKDEFVTCGGVALKEVDFKTLESRRCPGLHFAGEILDIDGITGGFNFQNAWTTGWLAGRAMARAGSANKTSAPGQTLDPAKNRQSG from the coding sequence ATGCCTCCATCCCCGTCTGCCCAAGTGATTGTTGTCGGAGCCGGAGCGGCGGGGGTGTTTGGGGCCATTGCCTGTGCCGAAGCGGCTCCCTCAGCCACCGTTCACCTGTTTGAGGCAGGGCGCGAACCCCTGGCCAAGGTGCGAATTTCTGGTGGCGGGCGCTGCAATGTGACCCACGCCTGTTTCGATCCGGCGGTGCTGGTCAACCACTATCCTAGGGGCAGCCGTGCCCTGCGTGGCCCCTTCAGCCAGTTTCAGCCCAAGGACACCATCGCCTGGTTTCAGCGGCTTGGCATTGCCCTCAAAACCGAGGCCGATGGGCGAATGTTCCCCACCACCGATGACTCTGCCACCATTGTGGAGGGCCTGCTGGGGGAAGCACGGCGACGGGGCATCACCCTGCACTGTGGCCAAGCGGTGACGGGCATTACCCAGCGAGATCATGGCTTCACGGTAGCGGTGAAGGAAGAACCATCCTGGCGCTGTGATCGGCTGCTGTTGGCCACGGGCAGCAGTGCCCTGGGCTATCGGCTGGCCCAGTCCCTAGGGCATACCCTGGTGCCTCCGGTGCCGTCGCTGTTTACCTTCAACGTCGCGGATCCTGACCTCCATGCCCTCGCTGGAGTATCGGTGGAGGATGTGGCCCTGACCCTGCACCTCGACCAGGGCAAACCCCTCAAACAGCGTGGCCCGCTGTTGGTCACGCACTGGGGGCTGAGCGGCCCCGCCATCCTCAAGCTGTCGGCCTTTGGGGCGGTAGATCTCCATCGGCAGCGCTATCGGGCTAGCCTGGGGGTCAACTGGCTCCCGCACCTCAGCCAAGACGACGTGCGGCAAACCTTACTGGATCTCAAACAAAACCAGGGTAAACGGTTGATGGTGAGTTTTTCGCCCTTTCCGGCCCTGTCGCGGCGGCTGTGGCTCTACTTGCTTCAGCGGCGGGTAGGGCTAGATCGCGACCTCACTTGGGCCAACCTCAGCAAGGGGCAGTTACAAGGACTCGTCACCGAACTCACCCAAGGCCGCTACGCCATTGCCGGACGGGGCGTGTTTAAGGATGAGTTTGTCACCTGTGGCGGGGTGGCGCTGAAGGAAGTGGACTTCAAAACCTTGGAAAGTCGCCGTTGTCCGGGGCTGCATTTTGCCGGGGAAATCCTCGATATTGACGGCATTACGGGCGGCTTTAACTTCCAGAATGCCTGGACGACGGGCTGGCTGGCGGGGCGGGCCATGGCTAGGGCCGGGTCAGCGAACAAAACTTCCGCACCCGGTCAAACTCTGGATCCTGCCAAGAATAGGCAAAGTGGCTGA